In a genomic window of Scyliorhinus torazame isolate Kashiwa2021f chromosome 5, sScyTor2.1, whole genome shotgun sequence:
- the LOC140420268 gene encoding uncharacterized protein encodes MEKRWKCGDCGKGFRVPSALEIHRRIHTGERPFTCSQCGKGFISSSNLQRHQRVYTGERPFTCSQCGKGFTQLSHLQIHQRVHTGEKPFTCSQCEKRFTQLISLQIHQRTHTGERLFTCSQCGKGFTRFDNLQSHQRVHTGERPFTCSQCGKGFTRLSHLQTHQQVHTGEKSFTCSQCGKAFTHMSSLQSHQRVHTGERTFACSQCGKGFTRLSHLQTHQRVHTGERPFTCSQCGKTFTLLSNLRAHRQVHTGEKPFACSHCRKGFTRLSNLQRHQRLHTGERPFTCSQCGKGFRDSSHLLRHKQVHK; translated from the coding sequence atggagaaacgatggaaatgtggggactgtgggaagggattcagagtcccatctgcgctggagattcatcgacgcattcacactggggagaggccattcacctgctctcagtgtgggaaaggattcatttcctcatccaacctgcagagacaccagcgagtttacacaggggagaggccgtttacctgctcccagtgtgggaagggattcactcagttatcccatctgcagatacaccagcgagttcacactggggaaaagccgttcacctgctctcagtgtgagaagagattcactcagttgatcagcctgcagatacaccagcgaactcacactggggagaggttgttcacctgctcccagtgtgggaaaggattcactcggttcgATAACTtgcagtcacatcagcgagttcacactggggagaggccgttcacctgctcccagtgtgggaagggattcactcgcttatcccacctgcagacacaccagcaagttcacactggggagaagtcattcacctgctcccagtgtgggaaggcattcactcatatgtccagcctgcagtcacaccagcgagttcacactggggagaggacattcgcctgctcccagtgtgggaagggattcactcggttatcccacctgcagacacaccagcgagttcacactggggagaggccattcacctgttctcagtgtgggaagacattcactttgttatccaacctgcgggcacaccgtcaagttcacactggggagaagccattcgcctgctctcattgtaggaagggattcactcggttatccaacctacagagacaccagcgacttcacactggggagaggccgttcacctgctctcagtgtgggaagggattccgtgattcatcgcacctgctgagacacaaacaagttcacaagtga